A stretch of the Parabacteroides timonensis genome encodes the following:
- a CDS encoding putative signal transducing protein: MDKMVEIARFQYPAEAQTLMALLKSEGVDCYLRNEYSSQVMAGYVDVGGARVEILESDVPQALEIMKEGGYDIPAEDEEPEQIRVVAGWARHIPFLRNFAFEKQIVILFLIIAVFLALLIFFGSKYSSN; this comes from the coding sequence ATGGATAAGATGGTAGAAATAGCCCGGTTTCAATACCCGGCGGAGGCACAAACATTGATGGCATTACTCAAATCGGAAGGGGTCGACTGTTATCTTCGTAACGAATACAGCAGTCAGGTAATGGCTGGCTACGTAGACGTCGGCGGTGCCCGTGTGGAGATACTTGAAAGCGATGTCCCTCAAGCTTTGGAAATTATGAAAGAAGGTGGTTATGATATCCCGGCAGAAGATGAAGAACCCGAGCAGATACGTGTGGTTGCCGGTTGGGCTCGTCATATCCCTTTTCTGCGAAACTTTGCGTTTGAAAAGCAAATTGTCATCTTATTTCTGATTATAGCTGTGTTTTTGGCATTATTAATCTTTTTTGGATCAAAATACTCTTCCAACTAA